The following proteins come from a genomic window of Sardina pilchardus chromosome 1, fSarPil1.1, whole genome shotgun sequence:
- the LOC134083227 gene encoding ribonucleoside-diphosphate reductase subunit M2-like isoform X2, whose translation MLSTRSPLSAKNENIVSSKVENMSLTDKENTPPSLSTTRILASKTARKIFEDSEKTKSIVDDEPLLKENPRCFVIFPIKYHDIWQMYKKAEASFWTAEEVDLSKDLSHWESLKDEERHFISHVLAFFAASDGIVNENLVERFTQEVQVTEARCFYGFQIAMENIHSEMYSLLIDTYIKDHKQREYLFNAIETLPCVKKKADWALNWIGNKNAEFGERVVAFAAVEGIFFSGSFASIFWLKKRGLMPGLTFSNELISRDEGLHCDFACLMFKHLVNKPSHETVKSIIMNAVEIEQEFLTEALPVKLIGMNCDMMRIYIEFVADRLMLELGFDKIYKTENPFDFMENISLEGKTNFFEKRVGEYQKMGVMSGPVDNTFTLDADF comes from the exons ATGCTGTCTACAAGATCCCCGCTTTCCGCCAAGAACGAGAACATCGTCTCCTCTAAAGTTGAGAACATGTCGTTGACTGACAAAGAAAACACA ccACCAAGCCTGAGCACTACTCGGATTTTGGCTTCCAAAACCGCGCGTAAAATCTTCGAGGATTCCGAG AAAACGAAATCAATCGTTGACGATGAACCTCTTCTGAAGGAGAACCCCCGTTGCTTTGTCATTTTCCCTATCAAGTACCATGACATTTGGCAGATGTACAAGAAGGCAGAGGCCTCTTTCTGGACAGCTGAAGAG GTTGATCTCTCCAAAGATCTCTCGCACTGGGAATCGCTgaaggatgaagagaggcaTTTCATCTCTCACGTGTTGGCATTCTTTGCAGCTAGTGATGGCATTGTAAATGAGAACTTG GTGGAGCGTTTCACCCAGGAAGTGCAGGTCACAGAGGCACGTTGCTTCTACGGCTTCCAGATCGCCATGGAGAACATCCATTCTGAGATGTACAGCCTGCTCATCGACACGTACATCAAGGACCACAAACAGAG GGAATACCTGTTCAATGCCATTGAGACATTGCCATGTGTTAAGAAGAAGGCTGACTGGGCTCTCAACTGGATTGGCAACAAGAACGCAGAGTTTG GTGAGCGAGTGGTTGCCTTTGCTGCAGTGGAGGGCATCTTCTTCTCTGGGTCATTTGCATCTATTTTCTGGCTGAAGAAGCGTGGTCTTATGCCCGGCCTCACCTTCTCCAACGAGCTTATCAGCAGAGATGAAGGCCTGCACTGTGACTTTGCCTGCCTGATGTTCAAGCACCTCGTCAACAAACCGTCACATGAAACTGTCAAGAGTATTATCATGAATGCAGTTGAGATTGAGCAG GAATTCTTGACGGAAGCCCTCCCAGTGAAGCTGATCGGGATGAACTGTGACATGATGAGGATCTACATTGAGTTTGTTGCTGATAGACTGATGCTGGAACTTGGTTTTGATAAG ATCTACAAAACGGAGAACCCCTTTGACTTCATGGAGAACATCTCTCTGGAGGGCAAGACCAACTTCTTTGAGAAACGTGTCGGAGAGTACCAAAAGATGGGAGTTATGTCTGGCCCCGTCGACAACACCTTCACGCTAGATGCTGACTTTTAA
- the LOC134083227 gene encoding ribonucleoside-diphosphate reductase subunit M2-like isoform X1 — protein MLSTRSPLSAKNENIVSSKVENMSLTDKENTPPSLSTTRILASKTARKIFEDSEPTKKTKSIVDDEPLLKENPRCFVIFPIKYHDIWQMYKKAEASFWTAEEVDLSKDLSHWESLKDEERHFISHVLAFFAASDGIVNENLVERFTQEVQVTEARCFYGFQIAMENIHSEMYSLLIDTYIKDHKQREYLFNAIETLPCVKKKADWALNWIGNKNAEFGERVVAFAAVEGIFFSGSFASIFWLKKRGLMPGLTFSNELISRDEGLHCDFACLMFKHLVNKPSHETVKSIIMNAVEIEQEFLTEALPVKLIGMNCDMMRIYIEFVADRLMLELGFDKIYKTENPFDFMENISLEGKTNFFEKRVGEYQKMGVMSGPVDNTFTLDADF, from the exons ATGCTGTCTACAAGATCCCCGCTTTCCGCCAAGAACGAGAACATCGTCTCCTCTAAAGTTGAGAACATGTCGTTGACTGACAAAGAAAACACA ccACCAAGCCTGAGCACTACTCGGATTTTGGCTTCCAAAACCGCGCGTAAAATCTTCGAGGATTCCGAG CCTACGAAGAAAACGAAATCAATCGTTGACGATGAACCTCTTCTGAAGGAGAACCCCCGTTGCTTTGTCATTTTCCCTATCAAGTACCATGACATTTGGCAGATGTACAAGAAGGCAGAGGCCTCTTTCTGGACAGCTGAAGAG GTTGATCTCTCCAAAGATCTCTCGCACTGGGAATCGCTgaaggatgaagagaggcaTTTCATCTCTCACGTGTTGGCATTCTTTGCAGCTAGTGATGGCATTGTAAATGAGAACTTG GTGGAGCGTTTCACCCAGGAAGTGCAGGTCACAGAGGCACGTTGCTTCTACGGCTTCCAGATCGCCATGGAGAACATCCATTCTGAGATGTACAGCCTGCTCATCGACACGTACATCAAGGACCACAAACAGAG GGAATACCTGTTCAATGCCATTGAGACATTGCCATGTGTTAAGAAGAAGGCTGACTGGGCTCTCAACTGGATTGGCAACAAGAACGCAGAGTTTG GTGAGCGAGTGGTTGCCTTTGCTGCAGTGGAGGGCATCTTCTTCTCTGGGTCATTTGCATCTATTTTCTGGCTGAAGAAGCGTGGTCTTATGCCCGGCCTCACCTTCTCCAACGAGCTTATCAGCAGAGATGAAGGCCTGCACTGTGACTTTGCCTGCCTGATGTTCAAGCACCTCGTCAACAAACCGTCACATGAAACTGTCAAGAGTATTATCATGAATGCAGTTGAGATTGAGCAG GAATTCTTGACGGAAGCCCTCCCAGTGAAGCTGATCGGGATGAACTGTGACATGATGAGGATCTACATTGAGTTTGTTGCTGATAGACTGATGCTGGAACTTGGTTTTGATAAG ATCTACAAAACGGAGAACCCCTTTGACTTCATGGAGAACATCTCTCTGGAGGGCAAGACCAACTTCTTTGAGAAACGTGTCGGAGAGTACCAAAAGATGGGAGTTATGTCTGGCCCCGTCGACAACACCTTCACGCTAGATGCTGACTTTTAA